The sequence CCGAAGGCGATGCTTACTGGTCTACCTTCAGTCCCTTCTTGTCGAGCAGAATGCGGGGAACGCCACCTTCCATCGGGTTTTCCACGACGGAGATGGTTTCGAGGTTGTCGCACTGTGAGAGCGTCTCGGGCAGGGTGGAAAGCTGGTTCGCGTCGAGAACGAGTTCGCGGAGCTTCTTGAGGTTGCCGAGTTCGGAGGGAATCGCGCCGAGGCTGTTGCCCGATACCATGAGGATTTCGAGTTTGGAAAGCTGGCCCAGGGTCCCCGGGATAGAGGTAAGCTCGTTGTTGTCCAGGTAGAGCTTCACGAGGTTTTCCATCTTGCCGATGCTTGCGGGAATGTCGGAAAGCATGTTGTCGTGAAGGGAGAGCTTGACCACCTTCTTCCAGTTGCCG comes from Fibrobacter sp. and encodes:
- a CDS encoding leucine-rich repeat domain-containing protein, encoding MNLLEIIAKAKAEKATSLDLSQKELRLLPPELFEIETLEELNLDRNKLVEVPDEIGKLKNLKSLSISENDLMELPETIGELKKLEHLYLGYNSLSELPASVGKLTNLRTVNIAKNQMLDLPQEIGNWKKVVKLSLHDNMLSDIPASIGKMENLVKLYLDNNELTSIPGTLGQLSKLEILMVSGNSLGAIPSELGNLKKLRELVLDANQLSTLPETLSQCDNLETISVVENPMEGGVPRILLDKKGLKVDQ